The sequence below is a genomic window from Lytechinus pictus isolate F3 Inbred chromosome 6, Lp3.0, whole genome shotgun sequence.
AAGTACATGCAGACATTGTAAATTGTGTACATTGTGAAATACTAACCTTGATGTACAGTGATAACTCTTCTTTGGCCTTAGCAAGTGCTGGTCGCTTCTTAAGTGCTTTCTCTGAGGCCTTCTTGGTAAGTCTGATTCCAACCACCGTGTCTATGAACAAGATCGCATTCAGGAACAGAAGTACTAACAGAGGCACACCAAAGGCATACAGATTTGCATCGCCACTGGACAACCAGCAAAGCTCATCATTGCCGTAGCTGAATCGCATATTAGTACAGCCACAAAGGTCAATGACCAGACAAGCACCTACGATCAAAGCTGGTACGCCCCAGGCATAGAGGGAGTACCAAACGTAGAATCTCTGAGATTTACTGGCAATTCTAATCTTGACACGGGTGCCAAATGTGCGATTTAGATCTATGGCAAGGGCATTCATCCAGAAGAAGATAGCGAGCCAGAAGAAATGGGTAATGGCTGCCACTGCTTTACAGAAGCCACCATGTTCCGTGCTCACTCCACTCACAAACACTAATAAAAATGTGAGTAAGAGGGCAACAGATAAGGTAAGGACCGATTTCCCAGCCAAGTTAAGAAGTTCAGGAAAGATGGCATAAGTTGTTATGATGATCAGTACTGAAACAACAGACAGTGCATTTCCTATGGTGTTCATAGTGTCCAGGCCAGGAGGTAAATTACGTTCTTCATAAGCAGGAACTTTTAGGCAGTAAAGAGCTGAACCATCTTGACCTATTTGAAACTCATCATCTAACAGGACTGTATCCTTGCCGGTGAAATGGAGAAATACTTGTGACTGATTTTTCACAATCTCAAACTGACCCGCATCTAGTTTGACATATGTGTCACAAGCAAGTCTGGTGGTGTTGCCTGTGCAAACGTCACCGATGCTGGAGACACTCATGATATAAACTGCCCTTTCTCTGGTAAAGTTAATTCGGAATGGTAGCAGGGTGGGTTTGCCATAATCTGAAAATGTCCAGGAGTTGTGGGACTCACAGTCCCATCCTGCAGGAACATCAATAAGCATTTCTATCATCGACAGGTTCCCGAATGAAGGCATATACAAAGTGGACGTTACGTTGGTTATGATACCTGCAGTACCCTGATAGAACTCCAAAGACGTTTGGGGTAGTGTAGTAAAGTTCATTTCAGTGTCAAAGCACACTTGACATATTGACTGACGAGAGTCATTTTCCGAATCACCAGTGGGGATACAGGAAATTTCAGGCACTGACACAACGGAAAGGGACGTCAGTGTGTCCAGTGGCGACTGAATGAGGACATTATTTACCGTTGCCAGAAGGTAGTCAGTGTCCAATGATGTCATATTCACTTCATCCTGGAGAGAATAGAACGTAACGCACAGCCCTCCTCTCTCATCTACCGGTAGACGTTCACACTGCTTTGTTGTCGTGTTGTATTCAAATCCTATGAAGCAAAAGAGCAATTGACATTTGCTTGACAGTGGGTCAAAGGCTTCATTTTCAGCACATGCCAATTCCTGGTTTCTGTCGATAAAGTTAAAGAATTCTGCAAATGCAATCGCCGCACTCACTGTGTATATTAATGCGCCATCATATTTGACCGATTTGCACAATTCCCAATAGTCTGCACATACGTCAATGCCATTGCAATAAGCACAGTGTAGATTCTGGTAGATGGTACCATTGTGTACTATAGGTGCAAGGTATGATGGACACTTCGTAGGTTCTGAAGAACACGAAGTCACATCTACTCCAGAATAACAATGCCGAGCGTACATATCATTTGGTATATCTTCTGACGGCCTGAGTTGTTTAGAGCAGAAGTTTTCTATCAGTTCTTTTTCTGTGTATTGGGTTTGTTTTCCATTCGAATCACTACTGCTACCAATAATACCAAGATCACAGTCCCATTTCCAACTCCAAAACTCGATACCGGTAGAAATGTCGTGACACAATGCACAATACAAATTCCTAAAGTGACCGATGCTTTCAACAGTAACGGGTGTGTACAATTCTTCGTCGGGTTTCTGCGGGTTCTCACACTTGGTGCGGATTACGCTATGGGCAAGGACATAGGAGGGGCACTTAGAAATCATCTGGTAGTGAGAAAAGATGGTGATATTGCCTCCATAGTAGTAAGCAACACCAGAAACGGTAGCACATGAGAGATACGGGAGAAAGTCATCTTCCCAAGCCATCCTCTCAGGTATGGAGTCATAAACAGAGTCGGGGTATAAATGTCGTGTGTTCAACGTTCCAGCAGCAGACATATCTTCGGCATCTTTGCAACACTCATTATAAAGGACACATTGAGAATCGCATTTACATGGGCGCAGTATCCAGTGTCGTGAACACGAGAAAGGAGCTCTACGATGTCCACATGTTGGATCGAGCACGTTGTACTGGTGTTCTTCAGTGCACGTCAATGGTTCTGTATGTTAATGAATCCAGAAGACATTCTATGAAGAATATATCTTGTTTGTTACAGGGAACTCTGTCTAAGTTGAATCTTTTGAGACCACAGAAATGAAATCTGTTTGACGAAGGAGAACTTTGACTTgtaagagggagaaagaggtaTATATTTAGGGGCGGGTtcagcttccgccaatagggggggggggatcgaaTTTTGTTACCCATATATCGCGTATAAGTTGCGATcgagcaaaaatttcaacatttttattacaaaaatccaattgtgatagattttgacataacatttggaaaataatgtcatat
It includes:
- the LOC129263978 gene encoding uncharacterized protein LOC129263978, whose amino-acid sequence is MSAAGTLNTRHLYPDSVYDSIPERMAWEDDFLPYLSCATVSGVAYYYGGNITIFSHYQMISKCPSYVLAHSVIRTKCENPQKPDEELYTPVTVESIGHFRNLYCALCHDISTGIEFWSWKWDCDLGIIGSSSDSNGKQTQYTEKELIENFCSKQLRPSEDIPNDMYARHCYSGVDVTSCSSEPTKCPSYLAPIVHNGTIYQNLHCAYCNGIDVCADYWELCKSVKYDGALIYTVSAAIAFAEFFNFIDRNQELACAENEAFDPLSSKCQLLFCFIGFEYNTTTKQCERLPVDERGGLCVTFYSLQDEVNMTSLDTDYLLATVNNVLIQSPLDTLTSLSVVSVPEISCIPTGDSENDSRQSICQVCFDTEMNFTTLPQTSLEFYQGTAGIITNVTSTLYMPSFGNLSMIEMLIDVPAGWDCESHNSWTFSDYGKPTLLPFRINFTRERAVYIMSVSSIGDVCTGNTTRLACDTYVKLDAGQFEIVKNQSQVFLHFTGKDTVLLDDEFQIGQDGSALYCLKVPAYEERNLPPGLDTMNTIGNALSVVSVLIIITTYAIFPELLNLAGKSVLTLSVALLLTFLLVFVSGVSTEHGGFCKAVAAITHFFWLAIFFWMNALAIDLNRTFGTRVKIRIASKSQRFYVWYSLYAWGVPALIVGACLVIDLCGCTNMRFSYGNDELCWLSSGDANLYAFGVPLLVLLFLNAILFIDTVVGIRLTKKASEKALKKRPALAKAKEELSLYIKLSGVMGFTWILAFICEYANVPELWYLFTAVNSLQGVFILLAFGYSKRIITLWKVKLRMQKELTSSTSDNNTKSTGTGTIRAEK